The proteins below come from a single Prolixibacter sp. NT017 genomic window:
- a CDS encoding PQQ-binding-like beta-propeller repeat protein has product MRLINSILIISVLILSFISCQTHPRSAVMFRGDAQHSGHFASPDIDTLHGVKWKFKTNGYVFSSPAVFGQDVYFGSNDSTFYAVDKFSGKEKWSYKTGGYVASSPAVTEESVYFISSDGYLYALERSSGKLQWRFNEGPEKHFSAPGVQGLQPKNEIITDPWDMYLSSPVWHENVLYFGSGNGNFYAVDANTGMEKWHVATGKAIHNAPTIYNDMVIFGGWDRFLHAVSLETGREIWKFETGKDTVNYNQTGIQSSPVVWNDRIYFGCRDAHVYALDGMTGKLLWKRFNRYSWVINTPLVRDSTVYYGTSDTHRFIALNAINGDSIYSKDIPAGYIFSSPVTTGKLIYFGGFNGTVHSVKAKNGEKVWEYRMDASVANRDSVLTADGGISNDFYRKVFKDGYNAQTHAVAMKGLYSVGSVLSTPAVSDGVLYVGSADGYLYALH; this is encoded by the coding sequence ATGCGTCTAATCAACTCAATTCTTATCATTAGTGTTTTAATACTTTCCTTTATTTCTTGTCAAACTCATCCTCGTTCGGCCGTTATGTTTCGCGGCGACGCACAACATTCGGGGCATTTTGCGTCACCGGATATCGATACGCTCCATGGCGTGAAATGGAAATTCAAAACCAACGGCTATGTGTTTAGTTCTCCGGCCGTTTTTGGACAGGATGTCTACTTCGGTAGCAACGACAGTACCTTTTATGCGGTTGATAAATTTTCCGGAAAGGAAAAGTGGAGTTACAAAACCGGTGGTTATGTTGCCTCTTCGCCGGCAGTAACAGAAGAGTCGGTCTATTTTATCAGCTCCGATGGTTATCTCTATGCCTTGGAGCGGTCATCCGGAAAATTACAGTGGCGTTTTAACGAAGGACCGGAAAAGCATTTCTCTGCGCCTGGTGTTCAGGGACTGCAACCGAAGAATGAAATAATTACCGATCCCTGGGACATGTATCTTTCGTCGCCGGTATGGCACGAGAATGTATTATACTTCGGAAGTGGTAACGGTAATTTTTATGCGGTGGATGCGAACACGGGAATGGAGAAATGGCATGTCGCGACGGGGAAGGCGATTCACAATGCGCCAACCATCTACAATGACATGGTCATCTTTGGCGGGTGGGATCGGTTCCTGCATGCAGTCAGTCTGGAAACAGGCCGCGAGATTTGGAAATTTGAGACCGGAAAGGATACCGTAAATTATAATCAGACAGGTATTCAATCGTCGCCAGTGGTTTGGAACGACCGGATTTACTTCGGTTGCCGCGACGCACATGTGTACGCGCTCGACGGCATGACAGGAAAGCTTCTCTGGAAACGGTTTAACCGGTATTCATGGGTCATCAACACGCCGCTGGTGCGCGATAGCACCGTTTATTACGGCACATCCGATACGCATCGTTTCATTGCGTTGAATGCGATCAACGGTGATTCCATTTATAGCAAGGATATCCCTGCCGGATACATCTTTTCATCTCCGGTGACAACCGGAAAACTGATCTACTTCGGTGGCTTTAACGGTACGGTGCATTCTGTGAAAGCAAAAAACGGAGAAAAAGTATGGGAGTATCGCATGGATGCTTCTGTTGCGAATCGCGATAGCGTGTTGACGGCTGATGGTGGAATTAGCAACGACTTTTACCGGAAGGTTTTTAAAGATGGTTATAATGCACAGACCCATGCGGTAGCCATGAAAGGCCTCTATTCTGTTGGTTCGGTGCTGAGCACGCCTGCCGTTTCAGATGGCGTGTTGTATGTCGGGAGTGCCGACGGATATTTGTATGCGCTACACTAA
- a CDS encoding NADPH-dependent assimilatory sulfite reductase hemoprotein subunit: MSEQINWDVLSELEKLKYDSNYLRGTLTESLADPITGAIAAADQQISKFHGIYQQQDRDLELERKKQKLEPAWSFLIRVRLPGGIATGEQWLTMDSLSDTHANSTLKLTTRQAFQLHGVFKRKLKSTIQGINRSLLDTIAACGDVNRNVMASPNPYGSKVHGEIQDIARQLSAHLLPQTPAYHEIWLDKKLVAGGQQEIEPLYGKRYLPRKFKIGIAIPPNNDTDIFSQDVGLIAIEENGKLAGFNVAVGGGMGSTFGRNDTYPRVGNVLGFATPDQVLDVVEKVVLIQRDNGNREDRKRARLKYTIDSHGLDWFVKELHERLGYELEAERSYTFTRNGDDYGWHENDGRWYYTLFIEGGRVKNTGTYQLKTALREVAKLGLCDFRLTGNQNLVLGDIAPQDKKKITDTLQHWGVIQEKLSGLRRNSIACVALNTCPLAFAEAERYLPSLITKIEKLLDEVGLFQDEIVIRMTGCPNGCGRPSLAEIGLIGKSLGHYNLYLGGGFSGERLNNLYRETLTEEEILETLRPLLKQYAEEREEGERFGDFVIRAGIVKEIKEGAEFRH; encoded by the coding sequence ATGAGCGAGCAAATTAACTGGGATGTTTTATCCGAACTGGAAAAATTAAAATACGATAGTAACTATCTGCGGGGCACGTTGACGGAGAGTTTAGCCGATCCGATTACCGGTGCCATTGCCGCAGCCGATCAACAGATATCGAAGTTTCATGGCATTTATCAACAGCAGGACCGTGACTTGGAGCTGGAACGCAAGAAACAAAAGCTGGAACCGGCCTGGTCGTTCCTTATCCGGGTACGGTTGCCGGGAGGTATTGCCACAGGCGAGCAGTGGCTGACCATGGACAGTCTGAGCGATACCCATGCCAACAGTACCTTGAAGTTGACAACCCGTCAGGCCTTTCAGCTGCATGGTGTATTCAAGCGGAAGCTAAAGTCCACCATTCAGGGCATTAATCGGTCGCTGCTGGATACGATTGCCGCCTGTGGAGACGTGAACCGGAATGTGATGGCGAGCCCAAATCCTTACGGTTCGAAAGTGCATGGCGAAATACAGGATATTGCCCGTCAGTTGAGCGCCCACCTGCTGCCGCAAACACCGGCTTATCACGAAATCTGGCTGGATAAAAAGTTAGTGGCTGGCGGGCAGCAGGAAATTGAGCCGTTGTATGGTAAGCGTTACCTCCCGCGTAAATTCAAAATTGGTATCGCCATTCCGCCGAACAACGACACCGATATCTTTTCGCAGGACGTGGGCCTGATTGCCATCGAAGAGAATGGAAAACTGGCCGGATTTAACGTCGCTGTTGGCGGCGGCATGGGCTCTACTTTTGGACGGAACGACACGTACCCGCGGGTAGGAAATGTGCTTGGCTTTGCCACCCCCGATCAAGTGTTGGACGTGGTAGAGAAAGTTGTGTTGATTCAGCGCGATAACGGGAACCGGGAAGATCGGAAACGGGCGCGACTGAAATACACCATCGATTCGCACGGCCTGGACTGGTTTGTGAAAGAGTTACACGAAAGACTCGGTTATGAGTTGGAGGCCGAACGCTCGTACACGTTTACCCGTAACGGCGACGACTATGGATGGCACGAGAATGATGGTCGCTGGTACTACACGCTCTTCATCGAAGGCGGCCGGGTGAAAAACACCGGGACTTACCAGTTGAAAACGGCCTTGCGGGAGGTAGCGAAACTGGGGTTGTGCGATTTCCGACTGACCGGAAACCAGAACTTAGTGTTGGGCGACATTGCCCCACAGGATAAGAAAAAAATTACCGATACACTGCAGCATTGGGGCGTCATTCAGGAGAAATTATCCGGACTGCGTCGCAATTCGATTGCCTGTGTGGCGTTGAACACCTGTCCCTTGGCTTTCGCCGAAGCAGAACGTTACCTGCCTTCACTGATTACAAAGATTGAGAAACTATTGGACGAAGTTGGACTATTTCAGGATGAGATCGTGATACGGATGACAGGTTGCCCGAACGGTTGCGGGCGTCCTTCGCTGGCAGAGATAGGCCTGATTGGTAAATCGCTGGGACATTATAACCTCTACCTGGGCGGTGGCTTTTCCGGCGAACGCCTGAACAACCTCTATCGCGAAACGCTCACAGAGGAAGAGATACTGGAAACGCTGCGTCCGCTGTTAAAACAGTACGCTGAAGAACGAGAAGAAGGCGAACGCTTTGGTGATTTTGTTATTCGTGCAGGAATTGTGAAAGAAATTAAGGAAGGAGCAGAATTCAGACACTGA
- the cobA gene encoding uroporphyrinogen-III C-methyltransferase: MIERVPVSLVGAGPGDPELLTVKALKRLQQADVLLYDALIDERILEETRPDCVKIYAGKKCRDGQNPQERQDEIHRQMALHFRKGKQVVRLKAGDPMIFGRGMEEVRFLESESIPWEVVPGISAGIAASSAFALPLTERNKSRMVLFTSGYTSSGETPGCDPLVSVIKEGGTVVVYMGLTKLHCLLEVMEKAGIGNIPLMIADRVSQEGEQLLAATTDTVLTRLESVRVQGPSLVMVGKYLETLEPKELLESLYQQIPDTSLLT; the protein is encoded by the coding sequence ATGATTGAACGGGTACCGGTGTCATTGGTCGGGGCCGGGCCCGGCGATCCGGAATTGCTGACGGTGAAAGCCCTGAAGCGACTACAGCAGGCTGACGTGTTGCTATACGATGCACTGATAGACGAACGCATTCTGGAGGAAACCCGGCCGGATTGCGTAAAGATATATGCTGGAAAAAAGTGTCGCGATGGGCAGAATCCACAGGAACGACAGGATGAAATTCACCGGCAGATGGCTTTGCATTTTCGAAAAGGAAAGCAGGTAGTTCGCCTGAAAGCTGGTGACCCGATGATTTTTGGGCGAGGTATGGAAGAGGTTCGTTTCCTGGAAAGTGAAAGTATCCCGTGGGAGGTAGTTCCGGGGATCAGTGCAGGGATTGCGGCTTCGTCGGCCTTTGCGTTGCCCCTGACTGAGCGGAATAAAAGCCGGATGGTGCTGTTTACCAGTGGCTATACATCTTCGGGCGAAACGCCGGGATGTGATCCGTTGGTGTCGGTGATTAAAGAAGGTGGAACGGTTGTGGTGTACATGGGCCTGACCAAGTTGCATTGTCTGCTGGAGGTGATGGAGAAAGCGGGTATTGGGAACATTCCATTGATGATCGCCGATCGCGTAAGTCAGGAAGGGGAGCAACTTTTGGCAGCAACCACCGATACTGTGTTGACGCGCCTGGAAAGCGTGCGGGTTCAGGGACCTTCACTGGTGATGGTTGGGAAATACCTGGAAACATTGGAACCAAAAGAATTGCTGGAATCGCTGTATCAACAGATACCGGACACTTCGCTATTGACTTAA
- a CDS encoding SDR family oxidoreductase, whose amino-acid sequence MREITHISILGCGWLGTSLAKAWLKKGAIVNGSVRDEAVFPSLAAQGIRPFRVNVEENGIFSNAEAFWNCDVLVVSIPPARNERVTEVYPRLAEQVVAEVKRRSIPRVVFISSTSVYPETGGEVNEETSGRPEKPSGIALWQAEQLFLQEESFRTLVVKPGGLIGPGRLPGNFIRKAHPSRPGNVPVNLVHSDDVVEAILHLTEVEKDSAVYNIVSPEHPLRSELYSRAAELQGIGLPDFPVGENVKFKTVSSQKLIDTGFRFTYRNPLAALEDLYEQKEND is encoded by the coding sequence ATGAGAGAGATAACACACATTAGTATACTGGGCTGTGGCTGGTTAGGAACTTCTTTGGCAAAAGCGTGGCTGAAAAAAGGTGCCATTGTGAACGGTTCGGTTCGGGATGAGGCGGTTTTTCCGTCACTGGCAGCACAGGGCATTCGTCCCTTCCGGGTGAATGTGGAGGAGAATGGTATTTTCTCCAACGCCGAAGCTTTTTGGAACTGCGATGTGCTGGTGGTCAGTATTCCGCCGGCCCGTAATGAGCGGGTAACGGAAGTTTATCCCCGTCTGGCGGAACAGGTGGTTGCTGAAGTGAAGCGTCGAAGCATTCCCCGGGTGGTTTTCATCTCTTCCACATCGGTATATCCTGAAACTGGCGGTGAAGTAAATGAAGAAACATCCGGTCGGCCGGAGAAACCCTCAGGAATCGCGCTGTGGCAGGCGGAACAGCTTTTTCTTCAGGAAGAATCGTTTCGGACGCTGGTGGTGAAGCCCGGTGGATTGATTGGTCCGGGGCGTTTACCGGGAAATTTCATCCGGAAAGCCCATCCTTCCCGTCCGGGAAACGTGCCGGTTAACCTGGTGCACAGCGATGATGTGGTAGAAGCCATCCTGCATCTCACGGAAGTGGAAAAAGATAGTGCTGTTTACAACATCGTCTCGCCGGAACATCCTTTACGGAGTGAGCTGTATAGCCGGGCGGCAGAACTGCAGGGCATCGGTTTGCCCGATTTCCCGGTAGGAGAAAATGTGAAGTTTAAAACAGTCAGTAGTCAGAAATTAATCGATACCGGTTTTCGGTTTACCTACCGGAATCCGTTAGCGGCTTTGGAGGATTTGTATGAACAGAAGGAGAATGATTGA